From the genome of Fervidobacterium thailandense, one region includes:
- the rapZ gene encoding RNase adapter RapZ: MKELVILTGYSGAGKSTAAGLLEDLGFFCIDNLPPEVAYQVASLVSQSVEKLAIVVDVRSYLLGDVTAAVREIKERFKFAKIVFLTAKKDVLIQRFAHTRRIHPLSKQASSINEAIDLEIELMKDVMEIADIVIDTSHLNPHQLREKLTKLLTESVHGTAKSFVVHLVSFGFKYGIPLDADFVFDVRFFPNPFYIPELRQKDGRDPEVKNFLDGVEGVNEYLNRIEMVLKFAISRYELEGRNELTVAVGCTGGKHRSVYFAEKLAEFFRNAGYSVTLDHRDVALG, from the coding sequence TTGAAAGAGCTTGTGATACTGACCGGTTATTCGGGAGCGGGCAAGTCGACAGCGGCGGGACTGCTTGAGGATTTGGGGTTCTTCTGCATCGATAACTTGCCACCGGAAGTTGCTTATCAGGTTGCAAGCTTGGTATCCCAAAGTGTCGAAAAACTGGCAATCGTTGTCGATGTGAGAAGCTATTTACTGGGTGATGTAACTGCCGCGGTCAGAGAGATCAAAGAGAGGTTCAAATTCGCCAAGATCGTCTTTCTCACCGCCAAGAAGGATGTGCTCATCCAAAGGTTTGCCCACACACGTCGCATCCATCCCTTGTCGAAACAGGCAAGTTCCATAAACGAAGCTATCGATCTTGAAATTGAGTTGATGAAGGATGTTATGGAAATTGCGGATATCGTCATAGATACCTCGCACCTAAATCCTCACCAGTTGCGCGAAAAACTCACCAAATTACTCACCGAATCGGTGCATGGAACAGCTAAGAGTTTCGTTGTGCACCTTGTCAGTTTCGGTTTTAAATACGGCATCCCACTCGATGCCGATTTTGTTTTTGACGTCAGGTTCTTTCCCAACCCATTCTACATTCCAGAATTGCGTCAAAAGGACGGTCGTGATCCGGAAGTTAAAAACTTTCTCGACGGTGTGGAAGGAGTGAACGAGTACCTTAACCGTATCGAAATGGTACTCAAGTTTGCGATTTCACGGTACGAGTTGGAGGGGCGAAACGAGTTAACCGTAGCCGTAGGTTGCACCGGAGGTAAACACAGGTCCGTGTACTTTGCGGAAAAGCTGGCGGAATTTTTCAGGAACGCCGGCTATTCCGTGACTCTTGACCACAGGGATGTGGCTTTGGGATGA
- a CDS encoding 2-phosphosulfolactate phosphatase produces MLFLPDLRPTWDLEYDTAVVIDVLRATTTIVTALANGALEVVPVASLEEAMEFGKRGYLVCGERGGLKPPEFDLGNSPLDYTRDRVEGRKICITTSNGTKAILCALNFSKRVFLGSFLNLSTLAERLKNVEKIIIICAGNEKTVSFEDCLLAGAIVSKLVGADVSSNGPNESGKFFLSDSAMIVKYLWESVRFPNFHGVHAKKLRELGFSEDVEFAKSVDLYSVVPEFDGNKIVPTNR; encoded by the coding sequence GTGTTATTCCTGCCCGATCTTCGCCCCACGTGGGATTTAGAGTACGATACCGCGGTCGTGATCGATGTACTCAGGGCAACAACAACGATAGTCACAGCTTTAGCCAACGGGGCCCTGGAGGTCGTACCGGTCGCCTCCCTGGAAGAGGCGATGGAGTTCGGCAAGAGAGGATACTTAGTCTGCGGAGAACGTGGAGGACTGAAACCTCCAGAATTCGATCTGGGGAATTCACCGCTTGATTACACTCGCGATCGTGTAGAAGGCAGAAAGATTTGCATCACCACCTCGAATGGAACGAAAGCCATATTATGCGCTCTCAACTTTTCAAAGCGTGTCTTCCTCGGATCTTTTCTGAACTTATCAACCTTGGCTGAACGACTTAAAAATGTCGAAAAAATTATAATCATTTGCGCTGGAAACGAAAAAACGGTATCCTTTGAGGATTGCCTGCTGGCCGGGGCTATCGTGAGCAAATTGGTCGGCGCAGACGTGAGTTCAAACGGACCAAACGAGTCAGGTAAATTTTTCCTGAGTGACTCAGCGATGATAGTAAAGTACCTTTGGGAGAGTGTGAGGTTTCCGAATTTCCACGGTGTCCATGCAAAGAAACTAAGAGAGCTTGGCTTTTCTGAAGACGTTGAGTTCGCAAAAAGCGTCGACCTTTATAGTGTTGTTCCTGAGTTCGACGGGAACAAGATAGTACCTACGAACCGTTGA
- a CDS encoding sigma-70 family RNA polymerase sigma factor: MIKYALRSKPVEKLVELAQSGLAEAMDLIVEKFHPMVVKIASQFYAPWAEFDDIVQNGLIGLIKAIFYFEPGKSSFSTFAWRSIESEIKTFITYQNRKKNKMLSDSTSIDSIFTDDEDEQIDYFLPDVSTDKNVVKRAILSIVYEEVIESLKDDEIEIFQLWLDGFSYREIQDKVGVNFKKVDNTVQKVKKIVRNRLSASLLTFLEG, from the coding sequence ATGATAAAGTACGCTCTAAGGAGCAAACCGGTTGAGAAGTTGGTTGAACTCGCACAGAGTGGCTTGGCCGAGGCTATGGATCTGATCGTTGAAAAGTTCCACCCCATGGTGGTCAAAATTGCTTCGCAGTTTTACGCCCCCTGGGCCGAGTTCGACGATATCGTGCAAAACGGTCTTATAGGTTTGATAAAAGCGATATTCTACTTTGAACCTGGGAAAAGTTCTTTTTCTACGTTCGCATGGCGCAGTATTGAGTCGGAGATAAAGACCTTTATCACGTACCAAAACAGAAAGAAAAACAAGATGCTATCGGATTCAACGAGTATCGATTCAATATTCACCGATGATGAGGACGAACAGATAGATTACTTCCTTCCGGATGTGAGTACGGATAAGAACGTCGTAAAACGAGCGATCCTGAGCATCGTTTACGAGGAGGTTATTGAATCTCTGAAGGATGACGAGATTGAAATATTTCAGCTTTGGCTCGACGGCTTCAGCTACCGCGAAATCCAAGACAAGGTTGGTGTTAACTTCAAGAAGGTGGACAATACCGTTCAGAAGGTAAAAAAGATCGTGCGTAACCGCTTGAGCGCTTCGCTATTAACTTTTCTGGAGGGGTGA
- the zapA gene encoding cell division protein ZapA: protein MKKVKISIFGQEYELASDSPDEAINHVYRRLKELQSSYKTLYNEVSFDELLVLMLCDVLEREYYFEKKLVEILEKTRIKIKTLEGEGTK, encoded by the coding sequence ATGAAGAAGGTTAAAATCAGTATCTTTGGTCAAGAGTACGAGCTCGCTTCCGATAGTCCGGACGAAGCAATAAATCACGTTTACAGGAGGCTCAAAGAGCTTCAGAGTTCCTATAAAACCTTGTACAACGAGGTGTCGTTCGACGAATTACTCGTTCTCATGCTGTGCGACGTGCTCGAGAGAGAATACTATTTTGAAAAAAAGCTTGTTGAGATTTTGGAAAAAACGAGGATAAAGATAAAAACATTGGAAGGTGAAGGAACTAAATGA
- a CDS encoding MBL fold metallo-hydrolase, whose amino-acid sequence MLETLQVFKTSGLFQTNTYVFKVGDGWFVVDPGKGVLDFLKNFLSQDVSLNVLLTHGHYDHIAGIPELEYFNSLKIFISEEDSPLLKDPNWNYSAPLGDPLVLEREWTNVDDYFNTISAPGHTPGSRIIIFDGYVFTGDVVFSNTVGRWDLCPLPNAHELMVETIRRLSEAFRQLPNDWLILPGHGEVVTVGKLFSLNPFFKR is encoded by the coding sequence ATGCTTGAAACACTGCAAGTCTTCAAAACGTCAGGACTTTTCCAAACGAACACGTACGTTTTTAAGGTCGGTGATGGTTGGTTCGTCGTTGATCCTGGAAAAGGCGTTCTGGATTTCCTAAAGAACTTCCTGTCACAGGATGTTAGCTTGAACGTTTTGTTAACCCACGGTCATTACGATCACATCGCGGGTATTCCAGAGCTCGAGTATTTTAACAGTCTCAAAATCTTTATCTCGGAAGAGGATTCACCGCTTCTAAAAGATCCGAATTGGAATTATTCAGCCCCACTCGGTGATCCGCTGGTTTTAGAACGTGAGTGGACGAACGTAGATGATTACTTTAACACAATATCTGCTCCGGGGCACACTCCGGGTTCTCGAATCATCATTTTTGATGGATACGTTTTCACCGGTGATGTGGTGTTTTCTAACACCGTGGGACGTTGGGACTTGTGTCCGTTGCCCAACGCACACGAGTTGATGGTCGAAACGATCAGAAGATTATCCGAGGCTTTCCGTCAGTTGCCGAACGATTGGTTGATCTTACCGGGCCACGGAGAGGTTGTAACCGTTGGAAAGCTTTTTTCTCTGAATCCGTTTTTCAAAAGGTAG
- the fliQ gene encoding flagellar biosynthesis protein FliQ, translated as MTLEVFIDVMQHAIRLLLTLILPPLLVSLVVGILISIFQAATQIHEQTLTFAPRIIVVFITLLFLFGWMVESMIEFVKDIIEKYMSMV; from the coding sequence GTGACGCTTGAGGTGTTCATAGACGTCATGCAGCATGCCATCAGGTTATTATTAACACTCATACTTCCACCGCTTTTGGTGAGTCTGGTCGTTGGTATCCTCATAAGCATATTCCAGGCGGCAACACAAATCCACGAGCAAACGCTAACGTTCGCTCCAAGGATAATAGTAGTCTTTATCACACTCCTCTTTCTTTTCGGTTGGATGGTCGAGAGTATGATTGAGTTCGTGAAAGACATCATCGAAAAATACATGAGTATGGTCTGA
- a CDS encoding YqeG family HAD IIIA-type phosphatase: MRIDLTVRSVTDIDYESLLQNGKSVFLFDFDNTINLWKSSEIPDKVLDIFEYLKSKGATVVIVSNGKPRKLNCEVQVIWRAMKPLVWKVKIKLKELLQDKEKVVVIGDQLFTDVLFGNLLGAFTIKVDPLDTRREFLSTKILRLFERLVFKFQRKSGERC; the protein is encoded by the coding sequence TTGAGGATTGACCTCACCGTGCGTAGTGTAACCGATATAGATTACGAAAGTCTCTTGCAAAACGGCAAGAGCGTTTTTTTATTTGATTTCGACAACACCATCAACCTTTGGAAGTCCTCTGAAATACCTGACAAAGTTCTGGACATTTTTGAATATCTGAAATCTAAAGGTGCGACGGTTGTTATCGTTTCGAACGGTAAACCTCGGAAGTTGAACTGCGAGGTGCAGGTTATCTGGCGTGCGATGAAGCCACTTGTCTGGAAGGTAAAAATAAAGCTGAAGGAACTTTTGCAAGATAAGGAAAAGGTTGTCGTCATCGGTGATCAGCTCTTTACTGACGTGCTTTTCGGGAATTTACTGGGAGCCTTTACGATAAAGGTCGATCCGCTCGATACCAGAAGGGAGTTTCTGTCAACGAAAATTCTCCGACTATTTGAACGCCTCGTCTTTAAATTCCAACGAAAGAGTGGGGAAAGGTGTTAG
- a CDS encoding type III pantothenate kinase, producing MAGVLLFDVGNTHTTVALTSDGKEFKKFRISTQRYETEDELYVFLRTLFGEMVNAKPIVVSSVVPSVNIIFEYFASKYGSGEVYFVKAEDYDGIVWAVNYPKEIGADRVCDVIAAFKEYGPNCIVVDYGTAITIEVLKEGRYEGGAILPGFKMMVHALFRGTAKLPQVELKPYDGFVGKDTDSNIRIGTINATVGAVKYLVENISREYRENPVIVHTGGQASLVAGWLDGIVDPDLTLRGMYYFYEAKKNLTR from the coding sequence ATGGCAGGTGTTTTACTTTTCGACGTGGGTAATACACACACAACCGTGGCGTTGACGAGTGATGGCAAGGAGTTCAAAAAGTTTCGCATTTCCACGCAGCGCTACGAGACGGAAGACGAACTTTACGTGTTTTTGAGAACGCTCTTCGGAGAGATGGTGAACGCGAAGCCAATCGTCGTTTCCTCCGTCGTGCCGTCGGTCAACATTATCTTCGAGTACTTCGCTTCAAAGTACGGTTCGGGAGAGGTCTACTTTGTCAAGGCGGAGGATTACGATGGCATCGTGTGGGCGGTCAATTATCCCAAGGAGATCGGCGCGGATCGCGTTTGCGATGTGATCGCCGCTTTCAAGGAATACGGACCAAATTGCATAGTGGTCGACTATGGAACGGCCATAACGATCGAAGTCTTAAAAGAAGGGCGTTACGAAGGTGGTGCGATACTCCCCGGTTTCAAGATGATGGTGCACGCGCTGTTTCGTGGTACTGCGAAGTTACCGCAGGTGGAATTGAAGCCGTACGACGGTTTCGTTGGTAAGGATACCGATTCAAACATCAGGATCGGTACGATAAACGCGACCGTTGGTGCCGTTAAGTACCTTGTAGAAAATATATCGAGAGAATACAGGGAAAATCCAGTTATCGTTCACACTGGAGGCCAGGCCAGCTTGGTCGCAGGTTGGCTGGATGGTATTGTGGACCCAGACCTGACACTGCGGGGGATGTACTACTTTTATGAGGCGAAAAAGAATCTTACTCGTTAA
- the fliP gene encoding flagellar type III secretion system pore protein FliP (The bacterial flagellar biogenesis protein FliP forms a type III secretion system (T3SS)-type pore required for flagellar assembly.), producing the protein MFLAFLLLILPNLVFAQDEVPLPGISIQVTPTQRPRDLVATLEILLVLTVLTLAPSILILFTSFTRIIIVFSFVRNALGTRQVPPNQVLIGLALILTFFIMQPTWNEINQNAIQPYVDGKITYQEFFDRTMKSVRKFMIAELITHHNEDNVFVLANALKQSVESIDKAPDSILVSAFVLGEIEIGFKMGILLYIPFIVIDMVVASILLSLGMIMIPPVLVSLPFKVLIFVLANGWESVIVSLVKSFAR; encoded by the coding sequence ATTTTTCTCGCGTTTCTCCTTCTGATTCTGCCCAACCTGGTTTTTGCTCAGGACGAGGTTCCCCTTCCTGGTATCAGCATACAAGTAACCCCGACACAACGTCCCAGGGATCTTGTTGCTACCCTGGAGATACTTTTAGTTTTAACGGTACTAACGCTCGCTCCGAGTATCTTGATCCTTTTTACCTCGTTCACTCGTATAATCATTGTCTTTTCGTTTGTTAGGAACGCACTCGGTACGAGGCAGGTTCCTCCCAACCAAGTTCTGATCGGGCTGGCTTTGATTCTTACGTTTTTCATCATGCAACCTACCTGGAACGAGATAAATCAGAACGCCATTCAACCGTACGTGGATGGGAAGATAACCTACCAGGAGTTTTTCGACCGAACTATGAAAAGCGTGAGGAAGTTCATGATAGCCGAACTTATCACACATCACAACGAAGATAACGTTTTCGTACTTGCTAACGCGTTAAAACAAAGTGTGGAGTCTATCGACAAAGCACCAGATAGCATCCTGGTTTCGGCTTTCGTACTTGGAGAGATCGAGATAGGTTTCAAGATGGGAATACTCCTTTACATCCCGTTCATTGTCATAGATATGGTTGTTGCCAGTATTCTATTGTCTCTTGGTATGATAATGATACCTCCCGTGCTTGTTTCGTTACCCTTCAAGGTACTGATTTTCGTCTTGGCAAACGGTTGGGAGTCGGTAATAGTTAGCCTGGTCAAGAGTTTTGCTCGGTAG
- a CDS encoding HAD-IIA family hydrolase: MRESILDDARVIEVDDGSLERVKNCKLFILDIDGTFYLSGKPFDGSKLFYETVLKKGCRLVFLTNNSNKSIDSYLEEFRRLGFQLSREQIVTAGVATAEYLLEEFGPKRVYVVGTEEIKEEFRRVGHTVVEDDPEIVVVTFDLMLTYEKIRKATIFVSRGALFVVTNPDLNCPSVDGPLPDAGAIASVVRKASGVYPNIVFGKPEPRLIDMIIRHHGLSPNETCVVGDRIYTDILAGIRSGTLTVLVLTGEATAEDGLRGPVKPHIIVQDIGTLAKIIS, encoded by the coding sequence GTGAGAGAATCGATACTTGACGATGCGCGTGTTATCGAGGTTGACGATGGAAGTCTGGAACGGGTGAAAAATTGCAAACTGTTCATACTGGATATAGATGGTACGTTCTACTTAAGTGGTAAACCGTTCGATGGTTCCAAGCTTTTTTACGAGACGGTCCTTAAAAAAGGTTGCAGGCTTGTCTTTCTTACGAACAATTCGAACAAGAGTATTGACAGCTACTTAGAGGAATTTCGAAGACTTGGTTTCCAGCTTTCGCGAGAACAAATTGTGACGGCGGGTGTCGCTACGGCTGAATACTTGCTCGAGGAATTTGGACCAAAACGCGTGTACGTGGTGGGCACGGAGGAGATCAAAGAGGAATTTAGGCGGGTTGGCCACACCGTTGTTGAGGACGACCCGGAAATCGTCGTCGTAACCTTTGACCTAATGTTAACGTACGAAAAAATCAGAAAGGCCACGATCTTCGTTTCCAGAGGGGCGCTTTTCGTGGTGACCAATCCTGACTTGAACTGTCCTTCGGTGGATGGACCTTTGCCGGATGCTGGTGCCATCGCTTCCGTTGTGAGGAAGGCCTCCGGAGTCTATCCAAACATCGTTTTCGGAAAGCCGGAACCGAGGCTAATCGATATGATTATCCGTCACCACGGGCTCTCGCCGAACGAAACTTGCGTTGTTGGCGACAGAATTTACACCGACATTCTTGCCGGAATTCGAAGTGGTACACTGACCGTTCTGGTACTCACCGGCGAAGCGACGGCCGAGGATGGTCTTCGTGGTCCCGTCAAACCGCATATCATAGTTCAAGACATAGGAACACTTGCCAAGATTATCTCGTGA
- the tmk gene encoding dTMP kinase → MFISFEGLDGCGKSTQIELLAAYFERNGIEYVRVREPGGTSLGEEIRKLLLHKEMCARSELLLFLASRAQLVEEVIKPALSRGVVVIADRFAHSSNAYQGCGRGLGYELVKSLNDFATDRVYPDIVFFLDIPEETVFQRLGVEKDRIERETSEFWRNVRTCYMKMAQEEPERFIVIDGTADVSEIHEKIIGVVRARMRGKKY, encoded by the coding sequence TTGTTCATATCGTTTGAAGGGCTCGATGGTTGCGGCAAGAGTACGCAAATAGAATTGCTCGCTGCGTATTTTGAAAGGAACGGGATTGAATACGTGAGAGTCAGGGAACCCGGTGGCACGAGTTTGGGTGAAGAAATTCGCAAACTCTTGCTCCACAAAGAAATGTGCGCAAGGAGTGAGTTGCTACTTTTCCTCGCGTCGCGAGCGCAACTTGTGGAAGAGGTGATAAAACCTGCCTTAAGTCGAGGAGTTGTTGTCATTGCGGACCGCTTCGCACATTCAAGCAACGCGTACCAGGGATGTGGACGCGGTTTGGGATACGAACTTGTCAAAAGCTTGAACGATTTTGCAACCGACAGGGTATATCCCGACATCGTGTTCTTCCTTGATATACCGGAGGAAACCGTGTTTCAGCGGTTGGGAGTTGAAAAGGACAGAATCGAGAGGGAGACCTCAGAATTTTGGCGAAACGTTCGGACTTGCTATATGAAGATGGCACAGGAAGAACCGGAAAGGTTCATCGTGATAGACGGCACAGCCGATGTGAGCGAAATTCACGAGAAGATCATCGGAGTTGTCCGGGCAAGAATGCGTGGGAAAAAATACTAA
- the murI gene encoding glutamate racemase translates to MKIGLFDSGIGGLSVLKKLIETIPAHYVYVADTFRAPYGTKTRDTIETFSREIIGFLMEKKVERIFAACNTSDSTLAKYRPAFKIPYHSIIQAGVNASKYERVGVIGTHTTVQSGLYKQALEERGKKVMQRPAQLFVSLVEEGLFYGHMVEAVVKFYLEPFRKFKPQELILGCTHFPFLKDIIARVMEGVRIVDPADELVKEVSHLVGSGKTFVEFYVTGSTEEFERKLKKIGFKYPYQVKHLEIHELEQKVIYFERACDTDRLFGSGQVDSGGTA, encoded by the coding sequence ATGAAGATCGGGTTGTTCGACTCAGGTATCGGTGGCCTTTCCGTTCTAAAGAAGCTCATAGAAACCATACCTGCGCACTACGTGTACGTAGCGGACACGTTCCGGGCCCCGTACGGTACAAAGACACGTGATACGATAGAAACCTTCAGCCGCGAGATCATCGGTTTTTTGATGGAAAAAAAGGTTGAACGTATCTTCGCGGCTTGCAATACGTCCGATTCCACCCTTGCAAAGTACAGACCGGCTTTTAAGATACCTTACCACAGCATAATTCAAGCCGGTGTCAACGCTTCCAAGTACGAACGGGTCGGCGTGATAGGGACTCACACAACGGTCCAGAGTGGCTTGTACAAGCAGGCGCTCGAGGAACGTGGGAAAAAGGTAATGCAAAGACCGGCCCAGCTTTTCGTGTCCCTCGTCGAGGAGGGACTGTTCTACGGTCACATGGTCGAAGCCGTGGTGAAGTTTTACTTGGAACCGTTCAGGAAGTTCAAACCTCAGGAACTTATACTGGGGTGCACGCACTTTCCGTTTTTAAAGGATATAATAGCGCGCGTCATGGAAGGGGTTAGGATTGTCGATCCTGCTGATGAACTTGTCAAAGAAGTTTCACACTTGGTTGGTAGTGGCAAGACCTTTGTTGAGTTCTACGTCACGGGTTCAACCGAGGAGTTTGAACGGAAATTGAAGAAGATAGGCTTCAAATACCCATACCAGGTGAAGCACCTTGAGATCCACGAACTTGAACAGAAGGTGATATACTTTGAAAGAGCTTGTGATACTGACCGGTTATTCGGGAGCGGGCAAGTCGACAGCGGCGGGACTGCTTGA
- a CDS encoding site-2 protease family protein translates to MFSFLMGITLGFVSYLLVSWPREILRTVLTKATIRNNFSFQLNIFNPFRYVDPVGFLCFVLFDFGWTRAPFIDYPKSKRRDLIVYSLYGIAASFILFFLYGLLARLSIDSRFFEVFYDSAKWSLTYAFVSLFPLPPLDGSRALLGLLPSRYYEWYLKFNFYGVLFMIGLLLLWIFPMIMRPFVSVISNVTKFIVFGNW, encoded by the coding sequence ATGTTTTCATTTTTGATGGGCATTACACTTGGCTTTGTATCTTATTTACTTGTGAGTTGGCCTCGGGAGATTCTGAGAACCGTACTCACCAAAGCGACGATACGTAATAATTTTAGCTTTCAGCTCAACATTTTTAATCCCTTCAGGTACGTCGATCCCGTGGGATTCCTCTGTTTTGTCCTTTTCGATTTTGGATGGACGCGCGCGCCGTTCATCGACTATCCCAAAAGCAAACGGCGCGATCTGATCGTGTATTCACTTTACGGTATAGCCGCAAGTTTTATACTCTTTTTCCTTTACGGTCTGTTAGCCAGACTATCTATAGACTCCAGATTTTTTGAAGTGTTCTACGACTCAGCTAAGTGGAGTCTCACCTACGCGTTCGTTTCCCTGTTTCCGTTACCACCTCTTGACGGAAGTCGGGCACTACTGGGACTATTGCCAAGCCGCTATTACGAATGGTATTTGAAGTTCAACTTTTATGGAGTCTTATTCATGATAGGTTTACTCCTTCTTTGGATTTTCCCCATGATAATGCGCCCGTTCGTAAGTGTTATTTCAAACGTAACAAAGTTTATAGTATTCGGAAACTGGTAA
- a CDS encoding Mini-ribonuclease 3, with protein MPLLSDDNSPAGFFPDTSVNPEEVSIDVLAYIGDAVFNLYAKLFVLRDTKVDRLHRGASRLVSRDGQSRLLGIIEPLLNEKELGVVRRGINSKGARRHGGDKRYMRSTGFEALVGYLYLTDRSRLKALLEVALRSDVEDISTDADDLKRSSEVEKR; from the coding sequence TTGCCCCTCCTCTCGGATGATAACTCACCAGCTGGGTTCTTTCCGGATACCTCGGTGAATCCGGAAGAAGTCTCCATAGATGTACTCGCGTACATCGGTGATGCGGTTTTTAACCTGTACGCGAAGTTGTTCGTACTCAGAGATACGAAAGTTGATCGTCTGCACCGAGGTGCAAGTCGCTTAGTTTCGAGGGATGGTCAGAGTCGACTTCTGGGTATAATCGAACCGCTTTTGAACGAAAAGGAGCTTGGCGTAGTTAGAAGAGGTATAAACAGCAAAGGCGCACGGAGGCACGGCGGTGATAAGCGATACATGCGAAGCACGGGGTTCGAAGCACTGGTCGGGTATCTTTACCTAACTGACCGCAGTAGGTTGAAGGCATTGTTGGAAGTAGCGCTCAGATCCGATGTGGAGGACATTTCGACAGATGCAGACGACCTAAAACGTTCCAGTGAGGTGGAAAAAAGGTGA
- a CDS encoding B12-binding domain-containing radical SAM protein, producing the protein MRRKRILLVNPWIEDFAAYDFWLKPVGLLYVGSFLKTLGLEVTLIDLMNRYDPELQSRVKVPRDKFYGTGKFPHVEIAKPPILSFMPRKYKRYGMPEELFREKLRRERENGVDAVFVTSTLTYWYPGYFDTISVIKEELDAPIFFGGFFVRNQPSVAKRSGTILFTHTDLRYLPRFLNRTLGWELPEVDIDWFTQLSPAYELYEKVGYVVLLTTLGCPYRCTYCIAHRNWERMRFKPVELVLEEIEKFSEILNVQDIVFFDDAILVNAENHFKPLLKEIIRRGLNKKLRFHLPNGIHARLLTQEIADLLYEANFKTIKLGYETAGKLQRTTGDKIRDEDLLRAARILKNAGFTHKEVSAYIMVNLPGQTVEDVMNAVDVCVDAGIDYSINEFTPIVGTDIWIELVNKGLLTGREDPLLLNNTVLPYWWKNMSVEQIQFLKEYGKIKKAELSL; encoded by the coding sequence ATGAGGCGAAAAAGAATCTTACTCGTTAACCCTTGGATAGAGGACTTTGCAGCCTACGATTTCTGGTTGAAACCCGTTGGGCTTTTGTACGTTGGGAGCTTTTTAAAAACACTTGGATTGGAAGTAACACTCATAGACCTTATGAACCGCTACGATCCGGAACTACAGTCGAGGGTCAAAGTTCCAAGGGACAAATTTTACGGTACCGGTAAGTTTCCACACGTCGAGATTGCCAAGCCTCCAATACTCAGTTTTATGCCACGCAAGTACAAACGCTACGGAATGCCCGAGGAACTTTTTAGGGAAAAACTCCGTCGCGAACGTGAAAATGGTGTCGACGCGGTTTTCGTTACCTCGACACTCACCTATTGGTACCCGGGTTACTTCGATACGATATCGGTAATCAAGGAGGAGCTGGACGCTCCAATTTTCTTTGGCGGATTCTTCGTTAGAAATCAGCCGTCGGTTGCAAAGCGAAGTGGAACGATTCTTTTCACACATACCGATTTGAGATACCTACCGCGGTTTTTAAACAGAACTCTCGGTTGGGAACTACCGGAGGTTGACATCGATTGGTTCACACAACTTTCCCCAGCTTACGAACTTTACGAGAAGGTTGGGTACGTTGTTTTACTCACAACCCTCGGTTGTCCGTACCGATGCACTTATTGTATTGCCCACAGGAACTGGGAGCGTATGAGGTTCAAACCTGTGGAATTGGTGCTCGAGGAGATCGAGAAGTTCTCCGAAATTCTGAACGTACAAGACATCGTATTCTTCGACGATGCGATTTTGGTGAACGCAGAGAACCATTTCAAACCGCTCTTGAAAGAAATCATCAGAAGGGGACTCAACAAAAAGCTAAGGTTTCACCTCCCCAATGGGATCCACGCCAGGTTGCTCACCCAGGAAATAGCCGATTTACTATACGAGGCAAATTTTAAGACCATAAAACTTGGCTACGAGACCGCTGGAAAGTTGCAACGTACCACCGGTGACAAGATTCGTGATGAGGATTTGCTCCGGGCGGCACGTATTTTGAAAAACGCAGGTTTCACTCACAAGGAAGTTAGTGCGTACATAATGGTGAATTTGCCGGGGCAAACGGTCGAAGACGTTATGAACGCCGTTGATGTGTGCGTGGATGCTGGGATCGACTATTCAATTAACGAATTCACACCCATCGTGGGTACGGATATATGGATTGAACTCGTCAACAAAGGTTTGCTCACTGGACGTGAGGATCCGTTACTCCTGAACAATACAGTCCTTCCTTACTGGTGGAAAAATATGTCGGTTGAACAGATACAATTCTTAAAGGAGTATGGTAAAATAAAAAAAGCAGAGCTGAGTCTTTAG